A region from the Mya arenaria isolate MELC-2E11 chromosome 2, ASM2691426v1 genome encodes:
- the LOC128242517 gene encoding programmed cell death protein 2-like, which yields MSCLLGLVDADITAKTITSWTVSKVGGKPDWFTTTSPKVPPCEVCRGRTVLVVQLYCPLEGSLYHRTLYIFACPRQPCWNKTQGWIVYRCQQLVQDSDKPEQSTDSTTSANKLKPQSHGDDWGCVADDWGEADDWGGADENVGGGDSWGTDGEDRVAKGREGDGMDDLVADIRRGASHASHVGHEEIKHDDWGNGDMGWGDEGGDGNNTEKPNESNGISKLQLQQLCIDDIVENEDEQENKQTASHVIAEDNSLAISDDYKIEALKSLQQQSEDMASAENSVTLRSYYIDVFDEPEQTETHNKHVAKLLKEYQKREGCTVSDILENSSNAGGGGREKYEKSSISRGDPVFHAFMKRVTICPEQTIRYQWSGEPLYISTPVTAPPSQCSHCQGPVVFELQLMPALVNKLHFPGHFGCALEFGTVLVYTCRATCWGNEDMFRVEPVIVQADPDESLFHHS from the exons ATGTCTTGCCTTCTTGGATTAGTCGATGCTGATATCACTGCTAAAACCATCACTTCATGGACTGTCAGTAAAGTTGGCGGAAAGCCG GACTGGTTCACTACTACCAGCCCAAAAGTTCCACCTTGTGAGGTGTGCAGGGGGAGAACTGTGCTTGTTGTCCAGCTCTACTGCCCCCTAGAAGGATCACTCTACCACAGAACCCTGTACATCTTTGCATGCCCACGTCAGCCTTGTTGGAACAAGACACAGGG CTGGATTGTGTATAGATGCCAGCAGTTGGTCCAGGACAGTGATAAGCCAGAACAGAGCACTGACAGCACTACATCTGCCAACAAACTTAAGCCTCAAAGCCATGGGGACGACTGGGGATGTGTCGCAGATGACTGGGGTGAGGCAGATGACTGGGGAGGTGCAGATGAAAATGTTGGAGGAGGCGACAGTTGGGGGACTGATGGGGAGGACAGGGTTGCAAAGGGACGGGAGGGAGATGGGATGGATGATCTTGTTGCAGATATACGCCGTGGTGCTTCCCATGCATCTCATGTTGGACACGAGGAAATCAAGCATGATGATTGGGGTAATGGGGATATGGGATGGGGAGATGAGGGTGGGGATGGAAACAATACAGAAAAGCCAAATGAAAGCAATGGAATAAGTAAGCTTCAACTTCAACAACTGTGCATTGATGACATTGTTGAAAATGAAGACGAGCAAGAGAATAAACAAACTGCTTCTCATGTCATAGCAGAAGACAACAGTTTGGCAATATCAGATGATTATAAAATAGAAGCTTTAAAATCATTACAACAACAGTCAGAGGACATGGCATCAGCAGAAAACTCAGTGACCTTAAGATCGTACTACATTGATGTATTTGATGAGCCGGAGCAGACTGAAACTCATAATAAACATGTTGCCAAACTGTTGAAAGAATACCAGAAACGTGAAGGTTGCACTGTCAGTGATATCCTTGAAAATTCCAG CAATGCAGGGGGTGGGGGCAGGGAGAAGTATGAGAAATCGTCCATATCCCGGGGCGACCCAGTGTTCCACGCCTTCATGAAGAGGGTCACCATCTGTCCAGAACAGACAATAAG GTACCAGTGGTCCGGGGAGCCCCTATATATTAGCACCCCAGTGACTGCCCCACCCTCCCAATGTTCACACTGCCAGGGACCTGTGGTCTTTGAGTTACAGCTCATGCCAGCCCTAGTCAACAAGCTGCATTTTCCAGGACATTTCg GTTGTGCCCTGGAGTTTGGAACGGTGCTTGTTTATACGTGCAGAGCTACTTGCTGGGGTAATGAGGACATGTTCCGTGTTGAGCCAGTCATTGTCCAAGCTGATCCTGATGAATCCCTGTTCCACCATTCCTGA